CCAGCGAAAGAGGCGGGTATGCGTACTCCAAAACTTGAGCAGCGCCTGGTTGAGCCGCGCCGGCCGCCAACCGGCCTGGCGTATCTGTTGATAATGAGTCAACTGCTCGACTAACCAAGTTGGCAGACCTTCCTGGTAACGGGCGATATTGGGCGGCTTGAAGTTGACAGTGGTCTCCACCACGCCCCGCTCTAGCAGCAGGAAGCGGCGAAAACGGTTGAGGCCGCTGCGATACATGGCAATGACCCGCGCACTGAGTTGTTTAGCCTGGGCATAGGCCATCACTTTTTCCAGGTCGTTGTCCAAATCTAACTGCGGGTGGGGTTTGAGGTTGAAACCGAGGATGTGCCCGGCCACCGGCAGGTAGTAGAGGTCAATGCAGGTGTGTCCAGCGCCGTCTCCCACCAGCCAGGCGCGGTAGCGTTCCAGCAGCGCTACGTTTTCGGGCGGCCAGACAACCGGAGGTTGCGGGTCAGAAACGCCGGGCGGCAAACGCGATTTACGGCCGTTACGCAGGGCACAGGTGTAGCGGTCGGCCGCAGAGAGCGTGTCATCGTGCGACTTTAACGACTTCATTGCCAACCCTCCATTGTCGTGACTGCCTGGTAAAAGTCGGCCTGCACTTGGCGGTCATTGGCGGCCACGTAGGTCTGGGTGGTGGTAATCCAGGCGTGTCCCAACAGCTTTTGAATGCTGGTGACAGGGACATCAGCCGTGAGCAAATCGTTGGCAAAGGTGTGGCGCAGTTGGTGAGCGGTCAGTTGTATGCCAGCCTGTTCCCGGTAAACCATCAGCCGCTTATGAATGGCGGTGGTAGACAGCCCGTTTAGTTGGTAACTGAGAAAGAGGGTGTCGATGGGAGCGGACGGCCGTTCTGCCAGATACGCCTGTACAGCCCATGCTGCTTGCGGTGACAAGTAGACGCTGCGTTCCTTGCTGCCCTTGCCTGTCACCAGCAGACGCGGCGGCTTTTCGGCCAGATAGAGGTCACGCACTTTCAGCCCGGCCACCTCGCCAATGCGCAGCCCGCAGCGGAGCATGAGCAAAAACATGGCTCGGTCGCGCTTATCCTCGATGATTGCCAGAAAGCGATTCAGTTCAGCTTCGGGTACAGGGCGGGGCAGTCGCCGCCGTTGGCGCAAGTTGTGGCGATGGGGCAGCACCGGGCAAAGCAGGTCGGGGTCTTCGTCGGCCAGGAAGGTGTAAAACGAGGTGATGGCGGCCAAACGGCGATTGATGGTGGCGGGGTTCATCCCGCCATCGGCCTGCGCCAGCACAAAGTGGTCAATATCGGCGAGCGTGATTGCGGTTGGCGGCCGGTCGCCGACGATGCGGGCAAATTGCTGCAAGTCGCTGCGATAATCCTGCCAGGTGTGGGCATGGGGACTGCGGCGGCGTACCCAGTTGACAAAGCGTTCAATTTCATCGAACATGATGTGCCTCCTATTGAGTAGAGATGGTTAGGTGAGATGAACCATTCTACTCTTAGGAGGTCTCATGCCGCCCAGGAGTTTACGAATTTGTGGTTAATATAAGTGGTCCGGTTTGGGCCGCTTCGCCAGCGCCGACACCATCATTCCAGACCCCGCGCAACCTCAAACTTTCAATCGCTACACCTACGTTTTCAACCGGCCTCTTGTCCTGAACGACCCAAGCGGCCATTGCCCCTGGTGCATTGGCGCAATCGGTGGTGCAATCGGTGGCGCGGCTGTAGGCTACGGAGCACAGGTTTATCAGAACATGCAAAATGGGCAGAGTTTCACGGCTGCCCTGACAACCGACATTGATGCCGGTAAAATTGTTGCCGGAGCCGTGGTTGGCGCTGTTGTCGGGGGCACATTAGGCGCAGCAGCACCAGCGTTAACAACTTATGGTACGGTAGCTGTAGCCCAGGTGCAGACCACGGCTGTAGCTGCTGCTGCCGCCCATCCCACGGCCGCAGCAGCAGTAGGTGGTTTGGTGGAAACGGCCGTGGAGTGTGCCATGACCGGCGGCGGTTGTGGCTCAGCCGACTATGCTATTGGTGCGTTGACGGCAGGAGTTTCCCACAGACTATCAACGCCGGGTGCTTCATCTTCCCCTAGAACTGCTCTAACTCAATATGATCCTGAGTTCGCCTCTCGCTCTTTGTTGGGACAGAATTATCCAGGGGCTACTGGATATGGGGTCACACCTGGAGGTCGTACAATCTCAGCACACGCCGCTGAACGGATTGCTCTTGGTGGACTAGGTCGACCAGCTACAAACTTGGCAGTTGTCGACAATATACTGGATTCTGGAAATCAAGTTCGATTCGATCCGGTAAGAAATACAATCCAAGTAAGAGCAACCCAATTGCCTAGTCGTCCATATGTTGTAGTATCTGGAAATGATCCAAACCATATCGTTACGGTCATGGTACCCAGGTAAAGAATGGTTACAAACTATGAGAGAACTCAAGAATAGTACAGTTGAGGAATTAACTGACCTAATTCGGATATTTCTGAGTGGGAAAGATCGTTCAGTTGCTCTAGCTAATAAAATCGAAGCACTGTTAATTCAAGAATTCTCCGATGCAGAGTTCTATGACGATCTTATCCTTTCTCTTTCTCTTTACCGTCCCGGCGGAGGAGACTCTCTAGATGATGAAGGGAGGCTAAGTCAGGAACTACGCTTTGTATTTGATCAGTTACAGCATTTCAAGCAGTAAACGGGTATTTTGTAGGGTAGGACCAGCGGGAGCGAGTCAACAGGATGTTACGGTCTGAGAAGTTATTTTCCATTTCAGACCGTAACATCTTGTTATGAAAACCGCTCAAAGATCCTCGATAAAATACGTTCCATTGGGTAAACCCAAGCTCTGGCGCATCTGCACCGCGCCCCACGCCTCCAACCGCTGCACCTACACCAACCGCAACACTGCCCCACTGGAACAACGGCTGGATTTACGCTACGTCTACGATGACGTGGGCAACCTCACCACCATCCTGGACAAGATGAACAGCGACCAGGTGCAAACCTTTGGCTACGACCATCTCAACCGGCTGACGTCAGCAGCGACCAACGCCGCAGGCGGCGGCCAGTACACCCACACCTACGCTTACAACACCCTGGGTAACCTGACCAGCTACAATGGCGCTGGCTACACCTATGGCAGCAGCCTGCACAAACATGCGGTCACGGCCGCCCACGGCGTCACCTTCAGCTACGACGCCAACGGCAACCTGACTTTCCGCAATGCCGCCGGGTCGGCCAACGACCATGCCCAGAACTTCAACGTGGAGAACGAACTGGCCAGTGTGGTCAACAACGGCAGCACCACTACCTTTACCTATGATGCCGCCGGGATACGGGTGAAGACAGTCAGACCCAGCGGCAAGGCCAGCTACTTCCCCTTCCCCGGCTACGAGGAGGAAGTCAACGGCAGCATAACGACGCGGCGCATCACCTACGCCGTTGCCGGCCAGTCGGTAGCCCTACGGGTGCAGGTGGTGGGCGGCAGCAACAC
This genomic stretch from Candidatus Leptovillus gracilis harbors:
- a CDS encoding tyrosine-type recombinase/integrase, with the translated sequence MFDEIERFVNWVRRRSPHAHTWQDYRSDLQQFARIVGDRPPTAITLADIDHFVLAQADGGMNPATINRRLAAITSFYTFLADEDPDLLCPVLPHRHNLRQRRRLPRPVPEAELNRFLAIIEDKRDRAMFLLMLRCGLRIGEVAGLKVRDLYLAEKPPRLLVTGKGSKERSVYLSPQAAWAVQAYLAERPSAPIDTLFLSYQLNGLSTTAIHKRLMVYREQAGIQLTAHQLRHTFANDLLTADVPVTSIQKLLGHAWITTTQTYVAANDRQVQADFYQAVTTMEGWQ